TTTGCTGATTAATCACCTGCACACAATATGTTTCTTCCTGCAGCCCTTCAGGGAAACTGGTTCAGATTGAATATGCTTTGGCAGCTGTGGCAGCCGGAGCCCCCTCCGTTGGCATCAAAGGTAAAGAGTCCTGGAAATCTGCATCACATTAGACTGTACCTATATTGCTGATAAGGGGCTATTCCTTCTAATTCTTCTTCTAATTCTTGATTAAATATTATCTTAAACTGGTTATTCTTATTAAGAGAAGTCTTATTGCTCAGTCTGGGATAGTGTATAATCTTGAGTTTGATGTCTGCCTCGGTCATTCCCCTGTCATATAAGTCACCccttattttaatgtaaataatggCAGCTGCAAAGAACACTGACTTCAAATTAAATGTGGCATTGGACagttgttgctttattttttattacaatgtttcatagttttttgtttttaacaaaaaaaaagaaaaagaatatgGTGCCACagattaacttttttttttttttttttaaatgaatgatgtGTCATTTGCCCAAACAAGCCAACGGGCCTACCTAACAGACACTGTTAAGGTGCTGCAACATCAGCTGTCCTCAGCATCATCAGAGTTTGACTTTACATGCTATTACATTAGGATTTGTGAAAACAGTAATTGTGAAAATCTCTTTGACTTTTAGCTTCCAATGGTGTTGTCCTGGcaacagagaagaaacagaagtcTATTCTGTACGATGAGCAGAGTGTCCATAAAGTGGAGCCCATCACTAAACACATAGGAATGGTCTACAGCGGCATGGGGCCTGACTACAGGTGGGGACTGTGTATGTTTTAAAGGAAAACGGCACACCAGTAGTTTCTGTCTTGGCTTTAGAGAAGTAGATTTCTGTATGATGCTCAGCAGCTTTTAAATCCAGTGGAACAGAAAACAATGCATAGACTCTCTTATAAAATCATGGTTAATGGGTTGTGTCTTACATGCAGGGTTTTGGTGCGACGAGCCCGGAAGTTGGCACAACAGTACTTCCTGGTTTACCAGGAGCCAATCCCCACTGGCCAGCTTGTCCAGAGAGTGGCCTCTGTAATGCAGGAGTACACACAGTCTGGGTGGGTTTTCACAGACATGTTACAGATGCCTACAAGTCCGTTATTTGTGGATTTCATGGATAAAATGAGTTCAGTCAGAGTTTTAATCTGGAATCTGTCCTGTTGTCTCCTCCAGTGGAGTGCGTCCATTTGGAGTGTCGTTGCTGATAGCTGGGTGGGATGAAGACCATCCCTACCTGTTCCAGTCAGACCcctctgtatgtttttttttatattcattttcatattgTCTACAATACAGTTACTGAAAgctttaatatatatatatattttagtctTTGACTACCATGTTGAATTATATACTCttcatttattgtttcaaataaaatgcCTTCATATTTGTAAGATGTCAggaatacattttataataatattctgAATAAAcagttgtagaaatgtagaaataataTCAAAAGCCAAACTTTGTAAACGCTTTTTCCTTCTCTTGATAGGGTGCATATTTTGCATGGAAAGCCACAGCAATGGGAAAGAATTACGTTAATGGAAAAACATTCCTtgaaaaaaggtaaaaaaaaaaattgccattcatttttgtgtgggtttttttttttttttttttttgataatgAAAATTAATGGTTGGTGATTAATGTCTACATTTGGAGCTTTGACTGATGTGATCATGGTGTTGGCAGTTCAAAGATGTAATGCATCGTGATGCGATGCACATCACACAGATTGGTAGATGAactctttgttttgcttcttcaGGTATAACAATGATTTGGAACTGGAAGATGCCATCCACACTGCGATCTTGACATTGAAggtatattgtttgttttaaaacacCCAATACACTGGAATCTAACTTCAGTGTTAgcaattctctctctctctcttttttatttttttatttttttattaccagTCTTTCATA
This genomic stretch from Anabas testudineus chromosome 16, fAnaTes1.2, whole genome shotgun sequence harbors:
- the psma2 gene encoding proteasome subunit alpha type-2, which encodes MAERGYSFSLTTFSPSGKLVQIEYALAAVAAGAPSVGIKASNGVVLATEKKQKSILYDEQSVHKVEPITKHIGMVYSGMGPDYRVLVRRARKLAQQYFLVYQEPIPTGQLVQRVASVMQEYTQSGGVRPFGVSLLIAGWDEDHPYLFQSDPSGAYFAWKATAMGKNYVNGKTFLEKRYNNDLELEDAIHTAILTLKESFEGQMTEENIEVGICNEAGFKRLTPAEVKDYLAAIA